From a single Labrenzia sp. PHM005 genomic region:
- a CDS encoding patatin-like phospholipase family protein: protein MTQKKRFILSIDGGGVRGLIPLRILESLESRLMHRGIEQPLHELFDLMAGTSTGGLIAAGLSAPRPGGTNGDAAATISELRSFYECEAREIFSYSISARLARAFTNPLGLFDETYDARPLEKLLKERFGWTSMASGLCKLVLTAYDIEQRKAVFMTNGLEENGSRPDDYYFWQAVRATTAAPSYFEPARIDNLTRKSQEAMVDGGVFMNDPAIAAYLEARKLGWDEDEIVIISLGTGRAKEHPFRYEDAVGWGALGWMQPSKGVPILSIFSDGQTQTASYQATHLFNEVPNVSYHRIDGELEPHAEDFANARPGNIITLNGAADRMIRDNTVLLDQLADLLTDHVETRERDATSAVLGHAA from the coding sequence ATGACCCAGAAGAAACGCTTCATTCTCTCCATTGACGGTGGTGGTGTCCGCGGATTGATCCCCTTGCGCATCCTGGAATCATTGGAAAGCCGCCTGATGCACCGGGGGATTGAACAGCCGCTGCATGAGCTGTTTGACCTGATGGCGGGAACATCGACCGGTGGCTTAATCGCAGCTGGCCTGAGTGCACCGCGGCCCGGCGGCACCAATGGGGACGCGGCTGCAACAATATCCGAACTCCGGTCTTTTTATGAATGCGAAGCCCGGGAGATATTCTCCTATTCTATCAGCGCCCGCTTGGCGCGCGCCTTCACCAATCCGCTCGGCCTTTTTGACGAGACTTATGACGCCCGCCCGCTGGAGAAACTTTTGAAAGAGCGCTTCGGCTGGACCTCCATGGCCAGCGGATTGTGCAAGCTGGTGCTGACGGCCTACGACATTGAGCAGCGCAAGGCGGTGTTCATGACCAATGGCCTGGAGGAAAACGGCAGCCGGCCGGACGACTACTATTTCTGGCAGGCCGTGCGCGCAACAACTGCAGCGCCGTCCTATTTCGAACCGGCCCGGATCGACAATCTCACCCGCAAGAGCCAAGAAGCCATGGTGGATGGCGGTGTCTTTATGAATGACCCGGCAATTGCCGCTTACCTGGAAGCGCGCAAGCTTGGCTGGGACGAAGACGAAATTGTGATCATTTCACTTGGTACCGGCCGGGCCAAAGAACATCCGTTCCGCTACGAGGATGCTGTTGGCTGGGGTGCTTTGGGCTGGATGCAGCCGTCCAAGGGCGTGCCGATCCTGTCGATCTTCTCCGACGGCCAGACCCAGACAGCGTCTTACCAGGCAACACATCTGTTCAACGAGGTGCCGAATGTGTCTTATCACCGGATCGACGGAGAGCTGGAACCGCACGCCGAGGATTTCGCGAACGCCCGGCCAGGCAACATTATTACGCTCAATGGTGCCGCCGATCGTATGATCCGCGACAACACGGTGCTCTTGGATCAGCTCGCAGATCTGTTGACGGATCACGTTGAAACGCGGGAAAGAGATGCCACCTCGGCCGTTTTAGGGCATGCTGCTTGA
- the mepA gene encoding penicillin-insensitive murein endopeptidase, translating to MQAAIGALALVTFVPAAAAAPTPSAKPGQLSLTDPGLTIQKVAGVPVPVEKRAVPEGYQAAKPRLVLRGNQPAKDYFGYVDGPAPLKARAIGSYAKGCLAGGAMLPTDGPTWQAMRLSRNRNWGHPELISFLKALAADAPGLGWNGLLVGDLAQPRGGPMVSGHASHQIGLDADIWLTEMPQRRLTAEEREQISAISMLKGRLDVKGADRRVDPKKWSDTHARLIRRAASDKRVARIFVNPTIKKALCEFEKSRDRAWLRKVRPWWGHHYHFHVRLACPSGSGGCKNQNPPPPGDGCGKNLTYWLSDKPWVPKTPPKKGKKPKVVKKRPMALAALPQACQTVLKAN from the coding sequence ATTCAAGCAGCAATTGGCGCATTAGCGCTGGTGACTTTTGTCCCGGCGGCGGCTGCCGCGCCCACCCCTTCGGCAAAGCCCGGCCAGCTGTCGTTGACAGATCCAGGTCTCACCATTCAGAAAGTTGCCGGTGTTCCTGTTCCAGTGGAAAAACGCGCGGTACCGGAAGGCTATCAAGCCGCAAAACCCCGCCTTGTTTTGCGCGGCAACCAACCGGCCAAAGACTATTTCGGCTATGTTGACGGCCCGGCCCCGCTGAAGGCTCGGGCGATCGGTTCTTACGCCAAGGGCTGCCTAGCGGGCGGCGCTATGCTGCCGACCGATGGTCCGACCTGGCAAGCCATGCGGCTGTCACGCAATCGCAACTGGGGTCATCCAGAGCTCATCAGTTTCCTGAAAGCTTTGGCAGCGGATGCACCCGGCCTTGGCTGGAACGGCCTTCTGGTCGGCGATCTGGCACAGCCGCGCGGGGGGCCAATGGTGTCCGGCCATGCCAGCCACCAGATCGGGCTGGACGCGGATATCTGGCTGACGGAAATGCCGCAGCGCCGTCTGACGGCTGAAGAAAGGGAACAAATCTCCGCGATTTCCATGCTGAAAGGCCGGCTGGATGTGAAAGGTGCAGACCGGCGGGTTGATCCCAAAAAATGGTCCGACACCCATGCAAGGCTCATCCGGAGAGCTGCGTCTGACAAACGGGTGGCCCGGATCTTTGTGAACCCGACCATCAAAAAAGCCCTGTGTGAGTTTGAAAAAAGCCGCGACCGGGCATGGCTCCGGAAAGTGCGCCCTTGGTGGGGACACCACTATCACTTCCATGTGCGGCTGGCCTGTCCATCGGGAAGCGGCGGCTGCAAAAACCAAAATCCTCCGCCTCCTGGCGATGGCTGCGGGAAAAATCTGACCTATTGGCTGTCCGACAAACCCTGGGTGCCAAAAACCCCGCCAAAGAAAGGCAAAAAGCCTAAGGTGGTCAAAAAACGCCCGATGGCTTTGGCAGCTCTACCGCAAGCGTGTCAGACGGTTTTGAAGGCAAACTGA
- a CDS encoding GNAT family N-acetyltransferase, protein MALRDAEPRDIPAILALYNLAVRETTAAWTSQEETLDERITWFENRRNSGRPVIVAVDKDDQVIGFASYGPFRPREGYRNTVEHTVYVDPGFQGQGIGVKLLECLIDAARDQDVHVIVGVVDGDNTASIALHKKLGFEISGRLPEAGTKFGRWLDLVFLSKVITPDMASPPK, encoded by the coding sequence ATGGCGCTCCGAGACGCAGAGCCGCGCGATATTCCAGCGATCCTGGCGCTTTACAATCTGGCTGTGCGTGAGACCACCGCAGCTTGGACTAGCCAGGAAGAGACACTCGATGAGCGCATCACCTGGTTTGAAAATCGCCGCAACAGCGGCAGGCCGGTGATTGTTGCTGTCGATAAAGACGATCAGGTGATTGGTTTTGCCAGCTATGGCCCGTTCCGTCCGCGTGAGGGGTATCGGAATACCGTTGAACACACGGTTTATGTGGATCCTGGATTCCAAGGACAGGGAATTGGCGTCAAGCTGCTGGAGTGTTTGATCGACGCAGCGCGGGACCAGGATGTACATGTGATTGTTGGTGTCGTGGACGGCGACAACACCGCTTCAATCGCGCTCCATAAGAAGCTGGGTTTCGAAATTTCTGGCCGGTTGCCCGAAGCTGGCACAAAATTCGGGCGTTGGCTCGATCTCGTATTTTTATCCAAGGTCATTACGCCGGATATGGCGAGCCCGCCGAAGTGA
- the lepA gene encoding translation elongation factor 4 yields the protein MTTKTLSNIRNFSIVAHIDHGKSTLADRLIQMTGTMTDREMTEQVLDSMDIERERGITIKAQTVRLVYNAKDGQQYILNLIDTPGHVDFAYEVSRSLAACEGSLLVVDASQGVEAQTLANVYQAIDNDHEIVPVLNKVDLPAAEPERIQEQIEDVIGIDASEACMISAKTGLGVDTVLEAIVEKLPAPVGDPDDTLKAMLVDSWYDTYLGVMVLVRVINGSLKKGQKIKMMGTGAAYDVDRVGVMTPKFLQVEELKAGEIGVITGSIKEVADTRVGDTITLDKKPCDEALPGFKPAQPVVFCGLFPVDANDFEDLRAAMGKLRLNDASFSFEMETSAALGFGFRCGFLGLLHLEIIQERLSREFNLDLIATAPSVVYQMSMTDGTEFDLHNPADMPDVVKISEIREPWIRASIMTPDEYLGGILKLCQERRGIQVDLSYVGSRALVAYDLPLNEVVFDFYDRLKSISKGYASFDYQISDYRAGDLVKMSILVNEEPVDALSVLVHRSQAERRGRAMVEKLKELIPRHMFKIPIQAAIGGKVIARETLSALRKDVTAKCYGGDATRKRKLLEKQKAGKKKMRQFGKVEIPQEAFIQALKMDE from the coding sequence ATGACGACGAAGACGCTTTCCAACATCCGCAATTTCTCCATCGTGGCGCACATCGATCACGGCAAGTCGACGCTCGCCGACCGCCTGATCCAGATGACGGGAACGATGACCGACCGTGAGATGACCGAGCAAGTGCTCGATTCCATGGACATCGAGCGCGAGCGCGGCATCACGATCAAGGCGCAGACCGTGCGGCTGGTCTACAATGCCAAGGACGGTCAGCAATACATCTTGAACCTGATCGATACTCCGGGACACGTGGACTTCGCCTATGAAGTCTCCCGGTCGCTCGCCGCATGTGAAGGCTCCCTTTTGGTGGTCGATGCCTCGCAAGGCGTGGAAGCGCAGACCCTGGCCAACGTCTATCAGGCCATCGACAACGATCATGAGATCGTCCCTGTCCTGAACAAAGTTGACCTGCCGGCCGCTGAGCCCGAGCGGATCCAGGAGCAGATCGAGGATGTCATCGGCATTGATGCGTCCGAAGCATGCATGATCTCCGCCAAAACCGGCCTCGGCGTCGACACGGTTCTGGAAGCCATTGTCGAAAAACTGCCGGCGCCAGTAGGCGATCCGGACGATACGCTGAAAGCCATGCTCGTCGACAGCTGGTACGACACTTATCTCGGCGTGATGGTCCTTGTCCGCGTCATCAATGGGTCTTTGAAAAAAGGCCAGAAGATCAAGATGATGGGTACGGGTGCAGCCTATGACGTCGACCGTGTGGGCGTCATGACACCAAAATTCCTGCAAGTTGAGGAATTGAAGGCCGGCGAAATCGGCGTCATCACCGGCTCCATCAAGGAAGTGGCGGATACCCGCGTCGGGGATACCATTACCCTCGACAAAAAGCCCTGCGATGAGGCGCTCCCCGGCTTCAAACCGGCGCAGCCAGTCGTTTTCTGCGGCCTTTTCCCGGTCGATGCCAACGATTTTGAAGACCTGCGCGCTGCCATGGGCAAGTTGCGGCTGAACGATGCCAGCTTCTCCTTTGAGATGGAGACATCAGCCGCACTCGGATTTGGCTTCCGTTGTGGTTTCCTGGGGCTTCTGCATCTGGAAATCATCCAGGAGCGCTTGTCGCGTGAATTCAATCTCGACCTGATCGCAACGGCTCCGTCCGTGGTCTATCAAATGTCCATGACCGACGGCACGGAATTCGATCTGCACAATCCGGCCGACATGCCGGATGTGGTCAAGATTTCCGAGATCCGTGAACCATGGATCCGGGCGTCGATCATGACCCCGGACGAGTATCTCGGCGGCATTCTGAAGCTTTGCCAGGAACGGCGCGGCATTCAAGTTGATTTGTCCTATGTCGGCAGCCGGGCACTGGTCGCCTATGACCTGCCGCTCAACGAAGTTGTCTTCGATTTTTATGACCGGCTGAAATCCATCTCCAAGGGTTATGCGTCGTTCGATTATCAGATCTCCGATTACCGCGCCGGCGATCTTGTGAAAATGTCGATCCTGGTCAATGAGGAACCGGTGGATGCCCTCTCCGTTCTTGTACACCGCAGTCAAGCCGAGCGCCGTGGCCGGGCAATGGTGGAAAAGCTGAAAGAGCTTATCCCGCGCCACATGTTCAAGATCCCGATCCAAGCAGCAATCGGCGGCAAGGTGATTGCCCGTGAAACCCTGTCTGCGCTGCGCAAGGACGTGACGGCGAAGTGTTACGGCGGCGATGCTACCCGTAAGCGGAAGCTGCTTGAGAAGCAGAAGGCCGGTAAGAAAAAGATGCGCCAATTCGGCAAAGTGGAGATTCCACAAGAAGCCTTCATTCAGGCCCTCAAAATGGACGAATGA
- a CDS encoding LysR substrate-binding domain-containing protein, translated as MKTLNQIHLSGLRAVEAVGRLGSVKAAADSLGVTVGAVSQQVQKTEAQLGVQLFERKNRLLLPTPQLLAMQPHLTSAMSSLATAVATTVRGREDALTISVAPVFAGKWLVWHLKEFNRLNPGIRVRVEATVDLVDPNTSDVDLCIRVGHGPYPGMNAEKLLNQRVFPVCSPTLAKEIKRPEDIGKLPIIHDPGQMFTWKTWLDLFGLDETILQDGPSFSDGSLCLDAAIAGQGVFLAWETLAVYAVQSGQVIAPFPERPATGLGYWLISGKDVPRTKAKDAFGSWLKDELQRSIGRPKGADVAPEQRPSS; from the coding sequence ATGAAAACTCTCAATCAAATTCATCTGTCCGGCTTGCGCGCAGTTGAAGCTGTCGGCCGTTTGGGGTCCGTTAAAGCAGCCGCTGACAGTCTTGGGGTGACAGTCGGCGCCGTCAGTCAGCAGGTGCAAAAAACGGAAGCCCAGCTTGGTGTTCAGTTGTTTGAGAGAAAAAACCGGCTGCTGCTCCCAACGCCACAGCTTCTGGCCATGCAGCCACACTTGACGTCAGCCATGTCTTCCCTGGCAACAGCGGTGGCGACGACAGTGCGTGGACGTGAAGATGCACTCACGATCTCGGTTGCCCCGGTATTTGCCGGAAAGTGGCTGGTTTGGCACCTAAAAGAATTCAACAGATTGAATCCGGGAATCCGGGTCCGTGTGGAAGCAACTGTTGACTTGGTCGACCCGAACACCAGCGATGTGGATCTGTGCATCCGTGTCGGCCACGGCCCTTATCCGGGCATGAATGCAGAAAAACTGCTCAACCAGAGGGTTTTTCCCGTGTGCAGCCCGACGCTTGCAAAAGAAATCAAACGCCCGGAAGACATCGGCAAACTGCCGATCATTCATGATCCCGGGCAAATGTTTACCTGGAAAACATGGCTCGATCTCTTTGGTCTTGATGAAACCATTCTCCAGGACGGTCCAAGTTTTTCTGATGGATCCTTGTGCCTGGATGCAGCGATCGCTGGGCAAGGGGTCTTTCTGGCCTGGGAAACGCTCGCCGTTTATGCCGTGCAATCCGGACAGGTCATTGCGCCATTCCCCGAACGGCCGGCGACGGGCTTGGGATATTGGCTCATCAGCGGGAAAGATGTACCCCGGACCAAAGCCAAGGATGCCTTTGGCTCCTGGCTAAAGGATGAATTGCAGCGCTCTATTGGGCGGCCCAAAGGCGCGGATGTGGCACCAGAGCAACGGCCATCTTCCTAA
- the pheS gene encoding phenylalanine--tRNA ligase subunit alpha, whose product MSNLDTLESDLLSAIENAGDESALEEVRVAALGKKGSISEQMKTLGKMTPEERQVMGPALNGLKAKITDAVTARKQVLAEAALEARLASETIDVTLPMRPSPTDTGRIHPVSQVIDELTAIFADMGFSIAEGPDIETDELNFTALNFPEGHPAREMHDTFFFNEKEDGERLLLRTHTSPVQIRTMRTQEPPIRVIIPGRTYRCDSDQTHTPMFHQVEGLVIDKESHLGHLKWILEEFCKAFFEVDDIKMRLRPSFFPFTEPSMEVDIQCDRSGGEVKIGQGEDWLEILGCGMVHPNVIRNCGLDPDVYQGFAWGMGIDRIAMLKYGMPDLRAFFDADVRWIQHYGFRPLDLPTLFGGLTS is encoded by the coding sequence ATGTCCAATCTCGATACTCTTGAATCCGACCTTCTTTCCGCCATTGAAAACGCAGGTGACGAATCCGCTCTCGAAGAGGTTCGTGTTGCCGCGCTTGGCAAGAAGGGCAGCATCTCCGAGCAAATGAAAACGCTTGGAAAAATGACCCCAGAAGAGCGCCAGGTAATGGGCCCGGCCCTCAATGGCCTGAAAGCTAAAATCACCGACGCCGTCACGGCCCGCAAACAGGTTCTGGCGGAAGCCGCCTTGGAAGCGCGGCTAGCCAGCGAAACCATTGATGTGACCCTGCCGATGCGGCCATCACCAACGGACACCGGGCGCATCCATCCGGTCAGCCAGGTGATCGATGAGCTCACCGCGATTTTCGCAGATATGGGCTTTTCGATCGCCGAAGGCCCGGACATTGAAACCGACGAGCTGAACTTTACCGCTCTCAACTTTCCTGAAGGCCACCCGGCACGCGAAATGCACGACACTTTCTTCTTCAACGAGAAGGAAGACGGCGAACGGCTGCTTTTGAGAACCCACACGTCGCCGGTTCAAATTCGCACCATGCGAACTCAAGAACCACCGATCCGGGTCATCATTCCGGGCCGCACCTATCGCTGTGACAGCGACCAAACCCACACACCGATGTTCCATCAGGTCGAAGGACTGGTGATCGACAAAGAAAGCCACCTTGGCCATCTGAAATGGATCCTGGAAGAGTTCTGCAAGGCGTTCTTCGAAGTCGACGACATCAAGATGCGTTTGCGGCCGAGCTTCTTCCCGTTCACCGAACCGTCCATGGAAGTGGACATTCAGTGTGATCGCTCCGGCGGAGAAGTGAAAATCGGCCAGGGCGAAGACTGGCTGGAAATCCTCGGCTGCGGCATGGTGCATCCGAATGTGATCCGCAATTGCGGCCTCGATCCGGATGTCTATCAGGGGTTTGCCTGGGGTATGGGGATCGACCGGATTGCAATGCTGAAGTACGGCATGCCGGACCTGCGTGCCTTTTTCGACGCCGATGTCCGCTGGATCCAGCATTACGGCTTCCGGCCGCTCGATTTACCAACGTTGTTTGGCGGGCTGACCAGCTAA